A stretch of the Staphylococcus sp. NRL 16/872 genome encodes the following:
- a CDS encoding ATP-grasp domain-containing protein codes for MKKVIILGASFLQVPIIQTAKKLGFYTIVADMNPNAEGFEFADKKYVVSTIDTEALVEVVKVEKPDGIVTAATDMPMRAISNIGEKFNLNTISYDTALKATDKFKMREALSKNGVPIPKYYLVNNKNDYETALDSIKGKKIVKPVDSSGSRGIFLLENNSDIASAYEHAMENSRTNTILVEEYMEGDEVSVETMTVEGETYVLSITDKITTGAPHFIEHAHKIQSNKNEEIKSQITQVAIQANKALSIKTGPSHTEIMVTSEGPKIVEIGARLGGDFITSHLVKYATGIDVLEAYLKQSVNEPLNSLEDKLHKGCAVRFIQSKPGILTKAYIPENVKNHPQVIEVGFTANIGDKLGEANSSTSRIGHIICQANNSEQALEVCEELIKEIEIEIVT; via the coding sequence ATGAAAAAAGTAATCATTCTTGGCGCAAGTTTTTTGCAAGTACCAATTATTCAAACAGCAAAAAAATTAGGTTTTTATACTATTGTTGCTGATATGAATCCTAATGCTGAAGGTTTTGAATTTGCAGATAAAAAGTATGTAGTAAGTACTATAGATACGGAAGCTCTGGTTGAGGTAGTGAAAGTAGAAAAACCAGATGGTATAGTAACCGCTGCTACTGATATGCCTATGAGAGCGATTAGTAATATAGGTGAAAAATTTAATCTAAATACAATAAGTTACGATACTGCTCTTAAAGCCACTGATAAATTTAAAATGAGAGAAGCGCTAAGTAAAAATGGCGTACCTATACCTAAGTACTACCTAGTAAACAATAAAAATGATTATGAAACAGCACTTGATAGTATAAAAGGTAAAAAAATTGTAAAACCTGTTGATTCTTCTGGTAGTAGAGGAATCTTTTTATTAGAAAATAATAGTGATATAGCGAGTGCTTATGAACATGCAATGGAAAATTCTAGAACTAATACTATTTTAGTAGAAGAATATATGGAAGGTGATGAGGTTTCTGTAGAGACTATGACCGTTGAAGGAGAAACATATGTTTTGTCTATTACCGATAAAATCACTACTGGTGCCCCTCATTTTATTGAACATGCTCATAAAATTCAAAGTAATAAAAATGAAGAAATAAAATCACAGATTACTCAAGTAGCAATCCAAGCAAATAAAGCATTATCTATTAAAACAGGTCCTTCTCACACTGAAATTATGGTCACTTCAGAAGGGCCTAAAATTGTCGAAATTGGAGCACGTTTAGGTGGAGATTTTATTACTAGCCACTTAGTAAAATATGCCACTGGAATAGATGTTTTGGAAGCTTATTTAAAACAAAGTGTGAATGAACCATTAAACTCTTTAGAGGATAAATTACACAAAGGTTGTGCAGTTCGATTTATTCAAAGTAAACCAGGTATATTAACTAAAGCTTATATCCCGGAAAATGTAAAGAATCATCCTCAAGTTATTGAAGTAGGATTTACAGCCAATATAGGCGACAAATTAGGAGAAGCGAATAGTAGTACTAGTAGAATTGGTCATATTATTTGTCAGGCCAATAATTCTGAACAAGCCTTAGAAGTTTGTGAAGAATTAATTAAAGAAATTGAGATTGAAATTGTAACTTAA
- a CDS encoding glycosyltransferase family 4 protein produces MNIWIISDGEPLPTDSDNVRLRRMGNLTRILDQRGHKVIWFTSNFDHYNKKFRTESDEVKNLYNKSKLLLLSTKGYKKNVSLERYMHFKTFGQKFKHYANNLSKPDLILCTMSPIEVALNVKEYSKENKVPFIIDIRDLWPEIYYEVTPKISHPLINLLVDKSKRSLSRVLNSSNAVTGVTKGFVNYGLKISNLTPRKYDIPFHTAYPKFDLYYYKNRFEEFWGDYGLSREDFIVTFVGNFGKQFDLETLEEAIDKIQNLNIKFVLCGTGEKYDYFIDKYKDNKHVIIPGWVGKDEIASLIATSNIGIAPYKDSMNFRLNAPNKFGEYLSASLPILVSVSGVMSELLLENNCGYQYKSSNDLVNLINKYYETKKLQQEHAQNARDLFEKSFNAEKVYKDFSEYLETVAKF; encoded by the coding sequence ATGAATATATGGATAATTTCAGATGGTGAACCATTACCGACTGATAGTGATAATGTTAGGTTAAGAAGAATGGGGAACTTAACTCGCATCTTAGATCAACGAGGTCATAAAGTAATATGGTTTACCTCAAATTTTGATCATTATAATAAAAAGTTTCGTACTGAATCAGATGAAGTTAAAAATTTATATAACAAATCCAAATTACTTTTACTTTCTACAAAAGGTTATAAAAAGAACGTATCTTTAGAAAGATATATGCATTTTAAAACATTTGGTCAAAAATTCAAACATTACGCAAATAATTTATCTAAGCCAGATTTAATTTTATGTACTATGTCGCCGATCGAAGTAGCATTAAATGTTAAAGAATATTCTAAAGAAAATAAAGTTCCCTTTATAATTGATATTAGAGACTTATGGCCTGAAATTTACTATGAAGTAACACCAAAAATCTCACATCCACTAATTAATTTATTAGTTGATAAATCAAAACGTAGCTTAAGCCGAGTGTTAAATAGTAGTAATGCAGTGACAGGTGTTACAAAAGGTTTTGTGAACTATGGTCTTAAAATTAGTAATTTAACACCTAGAAAATACGACATTCCTTTCCATACAGCTTATCCAAAATTTGATTTGTATTATTATAAAAACAGATTTGAAGAGTTTTGGGGAGACTATGGTCTTAGCAGAGAAGATTTTATTGTCACTTTTGTAGGGAATTTTGGTAAACAATTTGATTTAGAAACTTTAGAAGAAGCTATTGATAAAATTCAAAATCTTAACATTAAATTTGTTTTATGTGGTACTGGAGAAAAATATGATTATTTTATTGATAAATATAAAGATAACAAACATGTAATAATTCCAGGATGGGTAGGTAAAGATGAAATTGCTTCTTTAATAGCTACTTCTAATATAGGTATTGCACCGTATAAAGATAGTATGAATTTTAGACTTAACGCACCGAACAAATTTGGTGAATATTTATCTGCTTCATTACCAATACTAGTATCTGTGTCAGGTGTTATGTCAGAACTATTATTAGAAAATAATTGTGGCTATCAATATAAATCCTCAAATGATCTTGTTAATTTAATTAATAAATATTATGAAACAAAAAAATTACAACAAGAACATGCACAAAATGCTAGAGACTTATTTGAAAAATCTTTTAATGCTGAAAAAGTATATAAAGATTTCAGTGAATATTTAGAAACGGTTGCTAAATTCTAA
- a CDS encoding CatB-related O-acetyltransferase yields the protein MIKKIIKRLARISTLKKGIYGNIGKGNKFSWSVFISEGAQLGSYNYIGPYTMINNAKVGNYCSIAPGVKLGQAEHSKDFFTTAQLLSKDLINHSLNKEKTNIGNDVWLGANVVVLQGVTIGDGAIIGANAVVTKDIPDYAIAVGIPAKVIKYRFNENMIATLKESNWFNNDLKKAKQILKDIQKKESLGE from the coding sequence TTGATAAAAAAAATAATAAAACGTTTAGCTAGAATATCTACTCTCAAAAAAGGGATTTATGGAAACATTGGGAAAGGTAATAAATTTTCATGGAGCGTGTTCATTAGTGAAGGAGCACAATTAGGTTCTTATAATTACATTGGCCCCTATACAATGATAAATAATGCTAAAGTGGGTAATTATTGTTCTATAGCACCAGGAGTTAAATTAGGTCAAGCTGAGCATAGTAAGGATTTTTTTACCACTGCCCAACTTCTTAGTAAAGACTTGATAAATCATTCATTAAATAAAGAAAAAACTAATATAGGTAATGATGTATGGTTAGGCGCTAATGTGGTGGTACTTCAAGGTGTTACTATTGGAGACGGTGCAATTATAGGAGCTAACGCTGTAGTCACAAAAGATATACCTGACTACGCTATAGCAGTGGGAATTCCAGCAAAAGTGATAAAATATCGTTTCAATGAGAATATGATTGCTACTTTAAAAGAATCAAACTGGTTTAATAATGATTTGAAAAAAGCTAAACAAATATTAAAAGATATTCAAAAGAAAGAATCCTTAGGTGAGTGA
- a CDS encoding glycosyltransferase family 4 protein, with the protein MKILHLNSNFLFTKIYENQIKSMPSDFDHIIYNPLKKSVKNHTNLKVLNPVNLDKLDSILSLKRLSKSYKYLKQNIKLDQINIVHAHTLTNDGLLALRLFKRNKIPYILTIRNTDINFTLKYKKHLKKQFFDVIMSAKNVIFPNHSYKHKLLDIFKNNIKLVKKLNDSLVIPNGIDELWINNPSQNVKTINKQNVKILFVGRIYSNKNLHTLLEALNRIENYELTVVGSIIDTKYFDELNKKYNFNYIGEKSKEELIEIMKYHHIFAMPSFNETFGLVYIEALSQNLPVLYTKNEGIYNYFEETKYGIAVQPNDVKNIEEGLKFIIHNYQIIQNNLKDKTFLTDFDWNNIGKVYEKLYLGEYYG; encoded by the coding sequence ATGAAAATACTACATTTAAATTCTAATTTTTTATTTACAAAAATTTATGAGAATCAAATTAAAAGTATGCCGTCTGATTTTGATCATATAATTTATAATCCATTAAAAAAGAGTGTAAAAAATCATACGAATTTAAAAGTATTAAATCCAGTAAATTTAGATAAACTAGATTCAATTCTTAGTCTAAAAAGACTTTCTAAATCTTATAAATATTTGAAACAAAATATTAAATTAGACCAAATAAATATTGTGCATGCTCATACTTTAACTAATGATGGGCTATTAGCTTTAAGATTATTTAAAAGAAATAAAATACCATATATTTTAACAATTAGAAATACAGATATTAATTTCACTTTAAAATACAAAAAGCATTTAAAAAAACAATTTTTTGATGTAATTATGTCAGCGAAAAATGTAATTTTTCCCAATCACTCGTATAAACATAAATTATTAGATATATTTAAAAATAATATTAAATTAGTGAAAAAACTTAATGATTCTTTAGTTATCCCTAACGGTATTGATGAATTATGGATAAATAATCCATCTCAAAATGTAAAGACTATCAATAAACAAAATGTAAAAATTTTATTTGTTGGAAGAATTTATAGTAATAAGAATTTACATACTTTATTAGAAGCTTTAAATAGGATAGAAAATTATGAGTTGACAGTAGTAGGCAGTATTATTGATACTAAATATTTTGATGAGTTAAATAAAAAATATAATTTTAATTATATTGGAGAAAAAAGTAAAGAAGAATTAATTGAAATTATGAAATATCATCATATTTTTGCCATGCCATCTTTTAATGAAACTTTTGGACTAGTTTATATTGAAGCTCTAAGTCAAAATCTTCCTGTATTATATACTAAAAATGAAGGAATATATAATTATTTTGAGGAAACCAAGTATGGAATTGCTGTCCAACCGAACGACGTTAAAAATATTGAAGAAGGTTTAAAATTCATCATACATAACTATCAAATAATTCAAAACAATCTAAAGGATAAAACCTTCTTAACAGATTTCGATTGGAATAATATTGGGAAAGTTTATGAAAAATTGTATTTAGGTGAATATTATGGGTAG
- a CDS encoding O-antigen ligase family protein, which yields MVHENNVKPKNPIMSNIILSILFILLLIGSLNANGSRIGIISLGIVVGYTNVFYFLKIIYKRHVKFSDLIILLLTIFYIVISLISSQIGLGNKGLTNTFEFVACIGVYLYFSNSDWNEKVILMFYRISIIFVSLHFLIWVGKGFGRQFSSIYPNSNILGPFMFIAIYFILMRIFTTKKRLIPYVFLFLALLLLLASDTRSVLLSMLIGLSIYLIWNKIIKYKAVSVITFILIMVIFGSIVFLYPKLPKWSQYGKLEAWMLEHTGKSIMSGRADIWGRLNNLIDIRPIFGFGPNTVATDVIGRNASSHNLYVNMALQIGYLGLLIFILILFVIFMRYVSKGHNQLVRLAVAAFIAILAHQLFEITLVQNQLSIGLIQWLVIATGAAMTLKYYDIKNESEEVNHEK from the coding sequence TTGGTACATGAAAATAATGTGAAACCTAAAAATCCAATTATGAGTAATATTATATTAAGTATCCTTTTCATATTACTTCTAATTGGATCTCTAAATGCCAACGGTTCTAGAATCGGTATTATATCTCTAGGAATTGTAGTTGGTTATACGAATGTATTCTATTTTCTTAAAATTATTTATAAAAGACATGTTAAATTTTCAGATTTGATTATACTATTGTTAACAATTTTTTATATAGTTATTTCTCTAATTTCCTCTCAAATTGGATTAGGAAATAAAGGTCTTACGAATACATTTGAATTTGTAGCTTGTATAGGAGTTTATTTATATTTTTCTAATAGTGATTGGAATGAAAAAGTGATACTCATGTTTTATAGAATAAGTATTATTTTTGTTTCTTTACATTTTCTTATATGGGTAGGTAAGGGCTTTGGACGTCAATTTTCAAGTATATATCCTAATTCAAATATTTTAGGGCCTTTTATGTTTATAGCCATCTATTTCATTTTAATGAGAATATTTACAACTAAAAAACGATTAATTCCATATGTTTTTCTATTTTTAGCGTTATTATTATTATTGGCTAGTGATACTAGGTCAGTATTATTATCAATGTTAATTGGCTTAAGCATTTATTTAATTTGGAATAAAATAATTAAATATAAAGCTGTCAGTGTAATTACTTTTATTTTGATAATGGTAATTTTTGGTTCTATAGTTTTCTTATATCCTAAATTACCAAAATGGAGTCAATATGGTAAATTAGAAGCTTGGATGTTAGAACATACTGGAAAAAGTATAATGTCAGGACGAGCTGACATATGGGGAAGGTTGAATAATTTAATAGACATACGTCCAATATTTGGATTTGGACCTAATACAGTGGCTACCGATGTGATTGGTAGAAATGCATCTTCACATAATCTGTATGTAAACATGGCTCTTCAAATTGGTTACTTAGGATTGTTAATATTTATTTTAATTTTATTTGTTATTTTTATGAGATATGTTTCCAAAGGTCATAATCAATTAGTCCGTTTAGCGGTCGCTGCTTTTATAGCTATATTAGCACATCAGTTATTCGAAATTACTTTGGTACAAAATCAGTTGTCAATTGGCTTAATACAATGGCTAGTTATCGCAACTGGAGCAGCAATGACTTTAAAATACTATGACATAAAAAATGAAAGTGAGGAAGTTAATCATGAAAAGTAA
- a CDS encoding LCP family protein, with product MMKSKSKLFKIIIGILVFFLIIAAIIGVFIFTKVKSLNDSVNSPLKRSHSEFRDKPTKDGEPMTVVLYGIDSDSQREEQNSGQRSDSIVLISINPKDKKTVMVSIPRDTRAKIVGKDSTEKINHAYAYGGPDMAVKSLEHLMNVPVDHYISINMDGVKTVVNEMGGVTLPSNASFTTRDSKNTYQFEKGKKYKMDGEKALAYMRSRKEEGAGGDEGRQLRQQQVITAVAKEAFSINSITKLNGIFKATRDNLKTDLSFVQLNGFRSDYDKAQDNVEKLTIDGENKIGDDGLYYFYPDKNSLSNVEKKIKDNLNLK from the coding sequence ATCATGAAAAGTAAATCTAAACTTTTTAAAATTATCATTGGTATTCTAGTTTTCTTTTTAATAATTGCTGCTATTATTGGTGTTTTTATTTTTACTAAAGTAAAATCTTTAAATGATAGTGTGAATTCTCCGTTAAAAAGATCGCATTCTGAATTCAGAGATAAACCAACAAAAGATGGAGAACCGATGACTGTAGTATTATATGGGATAGATAGCGATTCTCAAAGAGAAGAACAAAATTCTGGCCAACGTAGTGATTCAATTGTATTAATCTCAATTAATCCAAAAGATAAAAAAACTGTGATGGTAAGTATACCTAGAGATACTCGTGCTAAAATTGTAGGAAAAGATTCAACTGAGAAAATTAACCATGCTTATGCATATGGTGGTCCTGATATGGCTGTTAAATCTTTAGAACATTTAATGAATGTACCAGTAGATCATTATATTTCAATTAATATGGATGGAGTTAAGACGGTGGTAAATGAAATGGGTGGCGTTACACTTCCAAGTAATGCATCATTCACAACTAGAGACTCAAAAAACACATATCAATTTGAAAAAGGGAAAAAATACAAAATGGATGGAGAAAAAGCCTTAGCTTATATGCGTAGTCGTAAAGAAGAGGGCGCTGGTGGAGATGAAGGACGTCAATTACGTCAACAACAAGTTATTACTGCAGTTGCCAAAGAGGCCTTTTCAATTAATTCCATCACAAAATTAAATGGGATTTTTAAAGCTACTCGAGACAATTTAAAAACGGATTTAAGCTTTGTGCAGTTAAATGGTTTTAGATCAGATTATGATAAAGCTCAAGATAACGTAGAAAAGCTTACAATCGATGGTGAAAATAAAATCGGCGATGATGGATTATATTATTTCTATCCTGATAAAAATAGTTTGAGTAATGTCGAAAAGAAAATAAAGGATAATTTAAATCTAAAATAA
- a CDS encoding alkaline phosphatase — protein sequence MSFINKFGKTTVAGSILTASLLGTSQISFASSPGAGPEDQQNDNGAIAFGNTKNPKNVIFMVGDGMGPSYNSAYRYFADNPDTKELDQTAFDKYLKGTNRTNPNDPKENVTDSAAGGTAFATGQKTYNGAISVDTDKKPVKSVLEQAKEDGKSTGIVTTAEVTDATPAVYASHVDSRDKKDEIAQQFFNDKINGQHKADVILGGGSKYFGKENGNLTDKFQQDGYDYVTNKDELANSQSNQVLGLFSEKDMPLQIDAPQENPLLVDMENSALSKLEKNDKGFFLMVESASIDKSGHPNDITGVMSEMSGFEKSFQNAIDYANTHKDTLVVATADHSTGGLSIAKGKDYVWNPEAIHKMKHSGSYMTKQIADGKDPEEVINDGYGIKFPSDQLDKVKEAAKDLKDAKSKAKDDKDPKVTEATTKLQDAIQKPINDESHTGWTTYGHTGEDVNTYAYGPGEDRFAGNMDNTQSAKNIFDFFANDVASQQNQ from the coding sequence ATGAGTTTCATCAACAAATTCGGTAAAACTACTGTTGCAGGTTCAATCTTAACTGCTTCATTATTGGGAACATCACAAATTTCATTCGCATCTAGTCCAGGCGCAGGTCCAGAAGATCAACAAAATGATAATGGCGCTATCGCATTTGGTAACACTAAGAATCCTAAAAACGTTATCTTCATGGTTGGCGATGGCATGGGACCGTCTTACAACTCAGCTTACCGTTATTTCGCAGATAACCCAGATACAAAAGAATTAGATCAAACCGCATTTGATAAATATTTAAAAGGTACAAACCGTACAAATCCAAATGACCCTAAAGAAAACGTAACTGACTCAGCTGCTGGTGGTACAGCTTTCGCAACTGGTCAAAAAACATACAATGGTGCTATTTCAGTAGATACTGATAAAAAACCTGTTAAATCAGTATTAGAACAAGCTAAAGAAGATGGTAAATCAACTGGTATCGTGACAACTGCAGAAGTCACAGATGCTACACCAGCTGTTTACGCATCTCACGTTGATAGCCGTGATAAAAAAGATGAAATCGCTCAACAATTCTTTAACGATAAAATTAATGGACAACATAAAGCAGACGTTATCTTAGGTGGCGGTTCTAAATACTTCGGTAAGGAAAATGGCAACTTAACTGATAAATTCCAACAAGATGGTTACGACTATGTTACTAATAAAGATGAATTAGCAAACTCTCAAAGCAATCAAGTATTAGGTTTATTCTCTGAAAAAGATATGCCATTACAAATCGATGCACCTCAAGAAAATCCATTATTAGTCGATATGGAAAACAGTGCATTATCTAAATTAGAAAAAAATGACAAAGGCTTCTTCTTAATGGTAGAAAGTGCGTCTATCGATAAATCTGGCCATCCTAACGACATCACTGGTGTTATGTCAGAAATGAGTGGTTTCGAAAAATCTTTCCAAAACGCTATCGATTACGCAAATACACATAAAGATACGTTAGTTGTTGCAACAGCTGACCACTCAACTGGTGGCTTATCAATCGCTAAAGGTAAAGATTACGTTTGGAACCCTGAAGCAATTCACAAAATGAAACACTCTGGTAGCTACATGACAAAACAAATTGCTGATGGCAAAGACCCAGAAGAAGTTATCAATGACGGTTATGGAATCAAATTCCCTAGTGATCAATTAGATAAAGTTAAAGAAGCAGCGAAAGACTTAAAAGACGCTAAATCTAAAGCAAAAGACGACAAAGACCCTAAAGTCACTGAAGCAACTACAAAATTACAAGATGCTATCCAAAAACCAATTAACGATGAATCTCACACTGGTTGGACTACATACGGTCATACAGGTGAAGATGTAAACACTTACGCATACGGTCCAGGTGAAGATAGATTCGCTGGCAACATGGACAACACTCAAAGCGCAAAAAATATCTTCGACTTCTTCGCAAACGACGTAGCAAGCCAACAAAATCAATAA
- a CDS encoding response regulator transcription factor — protein MKVLIVEDDLVIAESLEHELSQWNYEVVVAKQFDNILDLFNTHQPQLVLLDINLPTFNGYHWCQEIRKTSNVPIIFISSRTDNMDQIMAIQMGGDDFIEKPFNLSLTVAKIQALLRRTYDLAVSNNEIIVHDCKLIIDEATLYHNDESVQLSFTELQILHMLFRNEGKYVSRTALIEKCWESENFIDDNTLAVNMTRLRKKLQSIGVKDLIETKKNVGYKV, from the coding sequence ATGAAAGTCCTTATTGTGGAAGATGACTTAGTGATTGCAGAAAGCTTAGAACATGAGCTATCTCAATGGAATTATGAAGTAGTTGTAGCAAAACAATTTGATAATATTCTTGATTTATTTAACACTCATCAACCGCAACTTGTATTGTTAGATATCAATTTACCAACATTTAATGGTTACCACTGGTGCCAAGAAATTCGAAAGACGTCGAATGTGCCGATTATCTTCATTAGTTCGCGCACGGATAATATGGATCAGATTATGGCGATTCAAATGGGTGGCGATGATTTCATCGAGAAACCATTCAACTTATCTTTAACTGTGGCGAAGATTCAAGCGTTGCTACGTCGAACATATGATTTAGCCGTTTCTAATAATGAAATTATTGTACATGATTGTAAGTTGATTATTGATGAAGCGACACTTTACCATAATGATGAATCTGTGCAATTATCTTTCACAGAACTTCAAATCTTGCATATGCTATTTCGCAATGAAGGTAAATATGTCAGCCGTACAGCTTTAATTGAAAAGTGCTGGGAATCTGAAAATTTTATTGATGACAATACACTTGCCGTGAATATGACACGTTTGCGTAAGAAGTTACAATCCATTGGCGTGAAAGATTTAATAGAAACGAAGAAAAATGTTGGGTATAAGGTGTAA
- a CDS encoding sensor histidine kinase, translating into MFKAFMKSILNEIIIVIATILLFLLIFFLFSLPLSAFLLGTAIILFVMIIYWLIQLSGFKEQENMKETITELEEELQQVKSNQTEYQANVENYFLTWVHQIKTPITASKLLLERNEDNVVNRVRQEVIQIDNYTSLALSYLKLMNEETDMSFSKVTINELVRPLIMKYSIQFIDQKTKIHYERCEDEVLTDVQWCSIMIEQILNNALKYARGKDIWIEFNNETKVLSIRDNGVGISQADLPKIFDKGYSGYNGRLNDQSSGIGLFIVKHISRHLHHKVEVDSELGTGTTFYIHFPQSN; encoded by the coding sequence ATGTTCAAAGCATTTATGAAATCGATATTGAATGAAATTATTATTGTGATTGCGACTATATTATTGTTTCTATTAATCTTCTTTTTATTTAGTTTGCCTTTGAGCGCATTTCTATTAGGTACAGCAATTATTTTATTTGTCATGATTATTTATTGGCTTATTCAATTGAGTGGATTTAAAGAACAAGAAAATATGAAAGAAACAATTACGGAACTTGAAGAAGAATTGCAACAAGTTAAGAGTAATCAAACTGAGTATCAAGCCAATGTGGAGAACTACTTTTTAACATGGGTCCATCAAATCAAGACACCAATTACCGCTTCGAAATTGTTACTAGAACGCAATGAAGATAATGTGGTTAACCGTGTACGCCAGGAGGTTATTCAAATTGATAACTATACAAGCCTCGCCTTAAGTTATTTAAAGTTGATGAATGAAGAAACGGACATGTCCTTTTCCAAAGTAACAATTAATGAACTTGTGCGTCCCTTAATTATGAAATATTCAATTCAGTTTATTGATCAAAAAACAAAAATTCACTATGAACGTTGTGAAGATGAGGTGTTAACCGATGTTCAGTGGTGTAGCATTATGATTGAACAAATTCTAAATAATGCATTGAAATATGCTCGAGGAAAAGATATTTGGATTGAGTTTAATAACGAAACAAAAGTACTATCGATTCGTGATAATGGTGTTGGAATTAGCCAAGCCGATTTGCCGAAAATATTTGATAAAGGTTATTCAGGTTATAATGGTCGCCTTAATGACCAATCAAGTGGTATAGGCCTTTTCATCGTGAAACATATTTCAAGACATCTTCATCATAAAGTCGAGGTCGACTCAGAGCTTGGAACAGGCACAACTTTCTACATTCACTTCCCACAATCAAACTAA